The Syntrophorhabdaceae bacterium genome includes the window TCCCGAGAAGTTATCTATAAGCTTGCCGAGAAGAGCGATATTTTTGTCGAGGACTATAGACCCGGGGCAATGGAACGCTTCGGATTTGATTATGAGCGCATAAAAAAGATCAACCCCGGTATCATCTACTGCTCGGTGTCGCTCTGCGGCCAGACCGGCCCTTATCGGCGACGGGCAGGCCATGATCCCGTGGCGCTTTCCTTGTCGGGGATTCTCGGCCAGATTCAGGATGAGAAGGGCGCGCCGGTCATACCGGACCCTGTCTTTGTGGGCGATGCCACGGCAGGTCTCAACGCGGTCATCGGCATCCTGCTGGCACTCCGCGTCAAGGAAAAGGAAGGTAGAG containing:
- a CDS encoding CaiB/BaiF CoA-transferase family protein gives rise to the protein MDLPLENVKVLDMSRMLPGPYCTWMLADMGAEVIRIEQPSEIAKSDKAHNVQSADDKVRREMRAYDFFSRNKKSLLIDLKKEGSREVIYKLAEKSDIFVEDYRPGAMERFGFDYERIKKINPGIIYCSVSLCGQTGPYRRRAGHDPVALSLSGILGQIQDEKGAPVIPDPVFVGDATAGLNAVIGILLALRVKEKEGR